A genomic region of Runella rosea contains the following coding sequences:
- the ileS gene encoding isoleucine--tRNA ligase codes for MNYKEYKGLDYAQLGKDILEFWKENRIFEKSVEVREGAPSFTFYEGPPSANGTPGIHHVMARTIKDMFCRYKTLRGYQVKRKGGWDTHGLPIELQVEKELGIKKDDIGIKISIEDYNKKCREAVMRFTDRWLTMTEKMGYWVDMEDPYVTYKNDYIESLWWLLKQLYEKGLLYKGYTIQPYSPAAGTGLSSHELNMPGTYKDVKDTTIVAQFKIKLTGKSGYLFDAADSDDIYILAWTTTPWTLPANSALTVGKDIDYVLITTFNQYTHLPINVILAKDLVGKYFSEKGKDAKLGVYKEGDKVIPWSIVMEFKGQHLEGIQYEQLLPYVQPLEDADKAFRVILGDFVTTEDGTGVVHTAPTFGADDFRVAKANGVPGIMVRDENGKEVPIVDKQGRFVPEIGEFGGRFVKEQYYSAEEQEDPDFKPTDVLIAIKLKEENRAFKVEKYEHPYPHCWRTDKPVLYYPMDSWFIRTTALKDRLVALNNTINWHPESTGTGRFGNWLENLVDWNLSRSRYWGTPLPIWRNEEGDEKCIGSVEELTLELEKALASSVLTDEQRAKNESFLQSKGTETFDLHRPYVDEIFLVSDAGKVMTRETDLIDVWFDSGAMPYAQFHFPFENLDKYPQSMGGTAANESLTSYPADFISEGVDQTRGWFFTLHAIAGLLFDSVAFKNVVSTGLVLDKNGNKMSKRLGNGIDPFETIDKYGPDAPRWYMITNAEPWDNLKFNIDGVVEVQRKFFGTLFNTYNFFALYANLDGYKIEQFNRVPKEQLSELDRWIISKVFSLVKDVTEQFDNYNPTKAGRLIQDFVCDDLSNWYVRLCRRRFWQGEMTTDKRAAYETLQHCLAAVAQLMSPIAPFFGEWLYRNLTDHVREESIEKNTPFKHESVHFTDWHTYDEYWVDKDLEASMQLAQDICSLVHSLRKGNKIKVRQPLSKVLIPVLSEKIREQIEHVAPIIMSEVNVKAVEFVSDDSGILKKKIKPNFKALGPKYGPKMKEVAAIINGLSAADISVIEKEGVLVSGDFSLLRDDVEIIAEDVPGWLVASQGSLTVALDVTITEELRREGLARDVVNRIQNLRKDSGFEVTDKIKITVQDNSPELAEAVTSNKDYICQEVQAVSLDLVADLNGSATEIEIDEFLLKVKIEVAN; via the coding sequence ATGAACTATAAAGAGTATAAAGGCTTGGACTACGCACAGCTGGGCAAAGACATCCTTGAGTTTTGGAAAGAAAATCGAATCTTCGAAAAGTCAGTAGAAGTACGTGAAGGCGCGCCTTCATTTACGTTTTATGAAGGTCCTCCGTCGGCCAATGGTACTCCGGGTATTCACCACGTCATGGCGCGTACCATTAAGGATATGTTTTGCCGGTACAAAACCCTGCGCGGCTATCAGGTAAAGCGCAAAGGTGGCTGGGATACGCACGGCTTGCCCATTGAGTTGCAGGTTGAGAAAGAACTGGGCATCAAGAAAGACGACATCGGAATCAAAATCAGCATCGAGGATTACAATAAAAAATGCCGCGAGGCGGTCATGCGTTTTACTGACCGTTGGCTGACCATGACCGAAAAGATGGGGTATTGGGTGGACATGGAAGACCCGTACGTCACCTACAAAAATGACTACATCGAGAGTCTCTGGTGGTTGCTGAAACAGCTTTACGAAAAAGGATTACTGTACAAAGGCTACACGATTCAGCCGTATTCGCCCGCGGCTGGAACTGGACTCAGCTCGCACGAGTTGAACATGCCAGGCACCTATAAAGACGTAAAAGATACGACCATCGTCGCGCAGTTTAAGATAAAACTCACGGGCAAATCGGGCTATTTGTTTGATGCTGCCGACAGCGACGATATCTACATTTTGGCGTGGACGACCACCCCGTGGACCCTTCCTGCCAACTCGGCGCTGACCGTTGGGAAAGACATTGATTATGTGTTGATTACAACTTTTAATCAATACACTCACCTTCCCATCAACGTCATTTTGGCGAAAGATTTGGTGGGAAAATATTTTTCTGAAAAAGGAAAGGACGCCAAGTTGGGAGTCTACAAAGAAGGCGACAAGGTGATTCCGTGGTCGATTGTGATGGAGTTCAAAGGCCAGCATTTGGAGGGGATTCAGTACGAACAATTGCTCCCGTATGTGCAACCGCTGGAAGATGCCGACAAAGCTTTCCGCGTTATTTTAGGCGATTTTGTGACCACCGAAGACGGAACAGGCGTGGTGCATACCGCACCTACCTTCGGAGCGGATGACTTTAGAGTGGCCAAAGCCAATGGTGTGCCGGGCATTATGGTGCGCGATGAAAATGGCAAAGAAGTGCCGATTGTGGATAAGCAGGGGCGTTTTGTGCCCGAGATTGGGGAGTTTGGCGGACGATTTGTAAAAGAGCAATACTACTCGGCCGAAGAGCAGGAAGACCCTGATTTTAAGCCGACTGACGTGTTGATTGCGATAAAATTAAAAGAAGAAAACCGGGCGTTTAAAGTCGAGAAATACGAGCACCCGTACCCACACTGCTGGCGTACGGATAAGCCCGTGTTGTACTATCCGATGGATAGCTGGTTTATCAGAACAACCGCGCTGAAAGACCGTTTGGTGGCGTTGAACAATACCATCAACTGGCATCCAGAAAGTACAGGAACGGGGCGCTTCGGTAACTGGCTCGAAAACCTCGTGGATTGGAACCTCAGCCGTAGCCGCTATTGGGGTACTCCTTTGCCGATTTGGCGTAATGAAGAAGGCGATGAAAAGTGTATTGGCTCCGTTGAAGAACTGACACTAGAGCTTGAAAAAGCCTTGGCAAGCAGTGTTTTGACGGATGAACAACGGGCCAAAAACGAGTCATTCCTTCAGTCAAAAGGAACAGAAACCTTTGATTTACACCGTCCTTACGTGGATGAAATCTTTTTGGTGTCGGATGCGGGCAAAGTAATGACCCGCGAAACTGACCTCATTGATGTATGGTTTGATTCGGGTGCGATGCCCTACGCGCAGTTCCACTTTCCGTTTGAGAACTTGGATAAATACCCCCAAAGTATGGGTGGTACGGCAGCCAATGAGTCGCTTACTTCATATCCTGCCGATTTTATCAGCGAAGGCGTTGACCAAACGCGTGGTTGGTTCTTTACGCTACACGCCATCGCGGGGCTTTTGTTTGATTCGGTTGCTTTCAAAAACGTCGTTTCTACGGGCTTGGTATTGGATAAAAACGGCAACAAAATGTCGAAACGCCTCGGCAATGGTATTGACCCGTTTGAGACCATTGATAAATACGGTCCTGACGCGCCGCGCTGGTACATGATTACCAATGCCGAGCCTTGGGACAACCTCAAATTCAACATCGACGGAGTGGTAGAAGTGCAGCGTAAATTTTTCGGTACACTGTTTAACACCTACAACTTCTTTGCGCTTTATGCCAACTTAGATGGGTATAAAATTGAGCAGTTCAATCGGGTGCCAAAAGAGCAATTATCAGAACTTGACCGCTGGATTATTTCAAAAGTGTTTAGCTTGGTGAAAGACGTCACCGAGCAGTTTGATAATTATAACCCCACAAAAGCAGGTCGTCTGATTCAGGATTTTGTGTGCGATGATTTGTCAAACTGGTACGTGCGTTTGTGCCGCCGGCGGTTCTGGCAGGGTGAAATGACGACCGACAAGCGGGCCGCTTATGAAACATTGCAACACTGTTTGGCGGCGGTGGCGCAGTTGATGTCGCCAATTGCACCGTTTTTTGGCGAATGGCTGTATCGGAATTTGACCGACCACGTTCGCGAAGAATCCATTGAGAAAAACACACCGTTTAAGCATGAATCGGTGCATTTTACGGATTGGCATACTTACGATGAATATTGGGTAGACAAGGATTTGGAGGCGTCGATGCAGTTAGCGCAAGATATTTGCTCGTTGGTGCACTCGTTGCGCAAGGGCAACAAAATTAAGGTGCGTCAGCCGTTGTCGAAAGTATTAATTCCAGTATTGAGTGAAAAAATACGCGAACAAATTGAGCACGTTGCGCCCATCATTATGTCGGAAGTAAACGTGAAAGCCGTTGAGTTTGTGAGTGATGACAGCGGGATTTTGAAGAAAAAAATCAAACCTAACTTCAAAGCATTAGGACCCAAATACGGTCCTAAAATGAAGGAAGTCGCGGCCATCATCAACGGATTGAGCGCTGCCGATATTTCGGTGATTGAAAAAGAAGGCGTACTTGTTTCGGGGGATTTTTCGCTGCTCCGCGACGACGTCGAAATCATTGCCGAAGACGTACCAGGCTGGTTGGTGGCAAGTCAGGGAAGCCTGACGGTGGCGCTTGATGTGACAATTACGGAAGAGTTGCGCCGCGAAGGTTTGGCCCGCGACGTGGTCAATCGTATTCAAAACTTGCGCAAAGACAGCGGCTTTGAAGTGACCGATAAAATCAAAATTACGGTGCAAGACAACAGCCCCGAATTGGCCGAAGCCGTTACGTCCAACAAAGACTACATTTGTCAGGAAGTGCAGGCGGTTTCGTTGGATTTGGTTGCTGATTTGAACGGCTCCGCGACCGAGATAGAAATCGACGAATTTTTGTTAAAAGTAAAAATTGAAGTGGCTAATTAA
- a CDS encoding LytR/AlgR family response regulator transcription factor, translating to MHSIKILIVEDEAVVGLDLEARLEAEGYDIVNVVNNGPRAIEVYKSQQVDLILCDIKLIGNMTGIEAVQEMIAFREAPVIYLTAQADRSTIEAAMKTYPSAYITKPFNNESLKIAIDLAINNFAVRAQNQPFPKEKEETIKPLHPTSKLPDRETILQINDYVFIKENYKFQKIQLTDILFFEADKNYTTIHTESRKIALRLTLNTVLERLSATKFIRVHRSYAVNIDKIDSFDEHDLNIGKFQIPIGRSHKEDFMKYFLFR from the coding sequence ATGCATTCCATCAAAATCCTAATTGTAGAAGATGAAGCCGTTGTTGGGCTTGATTTGGAGGCCCGCCTTGAAGCCGAAGGATACGACATCGTGAATGTGGTAAATAACGGTCCCAGGGCGATTGAAGTCTATAAATCCCAACAAGTTGATCTTATTTTGTGCGATATTAAGCTTATCGGCAACATGACGGGCATTGAAGCCGTTCAAGAAATGATTGCATTTCGGGAAGCTCCCGTCATTTACCTGACCGCCCAAGCCGACCGCTCCACCATTGAAGCCGCCATGAAGACCTATCCTTCGGCCTATATCACGAAGCCTTTTAATAACGAAAGTCTTAAAATAGCCATTGATTTAGCCATCAACAACTTTGCAGTACGCGCTCAAAATCAGCCGTTTCCCAAAGAAAAAGAAGAGACGATAAAACCATTACATCCAACCTCTAAACTCCCCGACCGCGAAACCATTCTACAAATCAATGACTACGTTTTTATCAAAGAGAATTATAAGTTTCAAAAAATACAGTTGACCGACATTCTATTTTTTGAAGCCGACAAAAACTACACGACCATTCATACCGAGTCCCGGAAAATTGCCCTGCGCCTCACCCTAAACACCGTTTTGGAACGGCTTTCCGCCACCAAATTTATAAGAGTGCACCGTTCGTACGCCGTCAATATTGACAAAATTGATTCTTTCGATGAGCACGACCTCAACATTGGCAAATTTCAAATTCCCATTGGCCGAAGCCATAAAGAAGACTTTATGAAGTATTTTCTATTTCGATAA
- a CDS encoding tetratricopeptide repeat-containing sensor histidine kinase — protein sequence MNRLLIWACMSLFARTLWAQSVAVPDSLLRAPYDSLKIRSLANLSQNFIFSGHFDKASAYLQAAVKMNKTVRSKFCEADIISHYGLFYLHQHDTPKAVEHYLKAHELFDRHAFYRGAFLSIHKVGYAYFNEHEFNQAEKYYQKAHQYYLAHTAQLPKNFLAYVLESFAAVEGKRKNHAKALVFNEQALEIYKHENDEEAYFSGMYNYALKLAHLKRTDEAAARFREIAQYAKKAKDSYLEMYVQKGLCEVYLTINNPDEAIKVANYGITLSKNQSEQKEHQKDFHQFLSRAYEQKKDFAQALSYYQSAVALNDSVRDNEKKKAIAKIEAEFQTKQAREAAMINALNQRKIAETQQRFQIEQAEYLAMLNVQKEKQLAFIKAQSEVEKTRSIAEISTKYATEQKETKIQQLNSENQSKTRQMQWLAAGVGVLALLLGGMIFLYQKVQKQNITLATQRNQLTTQNQTISEQSNKLELMMKELHHRVKNNLQIVSSLLNLQTYNLEDKKAVQAIREGQQRIEAMSLIHQRLYQKEHLTTIDMQEYLSNLVESIMKTYGHTPEDFDLTLDIQERELDVELAMPIGLIVNELVTNSFKYAYQTTNAPSLTVSLKNDNGILLDVRDNGPGIDLTTWGGRKGSFGKKLIKSLSEQLGGEAQVQNDNGTWYHLHIPSTRLKTAA from the coding sequence ATGAATCGTCTGCTGATTTGGGCTTGTATGAGTCTGTTTGCTAGAACATTATGGGCGCAAAGCGTCGCTGTTCCCGACAGCCTTTTACGCGCGCCTTATGATTCTCTAAAAATCCGTTCCTTAGCTAACCTATCCCAAAACTTTATTTTCAGTGGTCATTTCGACAAGGCAAGTGCTTATCTTCAGGCGGCGGTTAAAATGAACAAAACCGTACGTTCCAAATTTTGCGAAGCAGATATTATTTCTCACTACGGGCTTTTCTACCTGCACCAGCACGACACCCCCAAGGCCGTTGAGCATTATTTAAAAGCACACGAGCTTTTTGATCGTCATGCGTTCTACCGAGGTGCTTTTCTGAGTATTCATAAAGTAGGGTATGCCTATTTCAACGAACATGAGTTTAATCAAGCCGAAAAATATTACCAAAAAGCGCATCAGTACTACTTAGCTCATACGGCTCAACTCCCCAAGAATTTCTTAGCCTATGTTCTCGAAAGCTTTGCAGCGGTGGAAGGAAAGCGAAAAAACCATGCGAAAGCATTGGTTTTCAATGAACAAGCCTTGGAAATCTACAAACATGAAAACGACGAAGAAGCTTACTTTTCAGGAATGTACAATTATGCCCTTAAACTGGCGCATTTGAAACGCACCGATGAGGCCGCCGCCCGTTTTAGAGAGATAGCCCAGTATGCTAAAAAAGCAAAAGACAGTTATTTGGAAATGTACGTTCAGAAAGGCCTTTGCGAAGTGTACCTTACCATCAATAACCCCGATGAAGCCATCAAAGTGGCCAACTACGGCATCACGCTTTCCAAAAATCAGTCCGAACAAAAAGAGCATCAAAAAGACTTTCATCAATTTCTTTCACGAGCATACGAGCAGAAAAAAGATTTTGCTCAGGCACTCTCCTATTATCAAAGTGCCGTAGCGCTGAATGACAGTGTGCGGGACAACGAAAAAAAGAAAGCCATTGCCAAAATTGAAGCCGAATTTCAAACCAAGCAAGCGCGAGAAGCGGCCATGATTAACGCCCTCAACCAGCGAAAAATAGCCGAGACGCAACAACGGTTCCAAATAGAACAAGCCGAATATTTGGCCATGCTCAACGTCCAAAAAGAAAAACAATTGGCCTTCATTAAAGCGCAGTCGGAAGTTGAAAAAACCCGTTCGATTGCTGAAATCAGCACAAAGTATGCGACTGAACAAAAGGAAACGAAAATTCAGCAGTTAAACTCAGAAAATCAGAGTAAAACACGTCAAATGCAATGGCTCGCGGCCGGAGTGGGCGTATTGGCGCTGCTGTTGGGCGGGATGATTTTTCTTTACCAAAAAGTACAAAAACAAAATATTACGCTTGCCACTCAACGCAATCAGCTAACTACCCAAAACCAAACCATCAGCGAACAGTCCAATAAACTGGAATTGATGATGAAGGAACTCCACCACCGGGTCAAAAATAATCTGCAAATCGTGTCCAGTCTGCTCAATCTGCAAACCTACAACCTCGAAGACAAAAAAGCCGTACAGGCGATTCGTGAAGGGCAGCAACGCATCGAGGCCATGTCGCTTATCCATCAGCGGCTCTACCAAAAAGAACACCTCACCACGATAGACATGCAGGAATACCTGAGCAACCTTGTCGAAAGTATCATGAAAACGTACGGCCATACCCCTGAGGATTTTGACCTTACGCTAGATATTCAGGAGCGCGAACTAGACGTGGAACTAGCGATGCCCATCGGACTCATTGTCAATGAATTAGTAACAAATTCGTTCAAATATGCCTACCAAACAACCAATGCCCCGTCGTTGACGGTATCTTTAAAGAATGACAATGGAATTCTGCTGGATGTCCGCGACAATGGCCCTGGCATCGACCTTACCACGTGGGGAGGTCGCAAAGGTTCTTTCGGCAAAAAACTGATAAAATCGCTGTCGGAACAACTAGGTGGCGAAGCACAGGTTCAAAACGACAACGGCACTTGGTATCATCTTCATATTCCGAGTACACGCCTGAAAACAGCAGCTTAA
- a CDS encoding S9 family peptidase, which translates to MKTIKMAFGLYVLLFLCISACKTSPEQTKVFTQADFPAPPKAPKKPQIFTNHGYQRSDDYFWLKDKSNPETIAYLKAENAYADTVMASTKGLQKTLFEEMKGRIKEEDQSVPSLDNGYYYYSRQEKGKQYSINCRKKGSLDAPEEVILDQNKMAEGKPAFIFGGFEISDDNNIMAYVSNTTGSYAEYELKFKDLRTGQELPDKIARMAGGITWAADNKTVFYNVPNAALRSHRIYKHVLGNPSDALVYEEKDELFNAYVGRSKTKKMIAIYATSFTSSEAYLLPADRPNDEFKSFLPRQKDIQYGIDDYLDRYFITWKDPKNKNQKVYEAPKQGYEDRSKWKEIIAHDPKAKIEGIEVFEKYMVVTKRVNGLLEMNVREIASGATKTVNFPEPVYTAYSNGTPEFTSTKFRYSYTSLNRPTTIYDYDMVTNQATKLKEREVPSGFNADDYEVKRLWAVAKDGVKVPLSIVYKKGMELNGSNPCLLYSYGSYGYSTDANFNANVFSLVNRGFVYAIAHIRGGSDLGEQWYEDGKLQKKMNTFTDFIACAEHLIKEKYTSSSKLAINGGSAGGLLMGAVTNLRPDLFRVVVAEVPFVDVINTMLDSSLPLTTQEYEQWGNPNVKKDYDYMMTYSPYDNLKKANYPAILATGGLNDSQVGFHEPTKWVAKLRDLKTDNNILLLKINMDSGHGGATGRFDYLKEEAFNFAFILSQMGISN; encoded by the coding sequence ATGAAAACAATCAAAATGGCCTTTGGCCTTTACGTGCTGTTATTCCTCTGTATTTCAGCTTGCAAGACCTCGCCTGAACAAACCAAAGTGTTTACCCAAGCTGATTTCCCAGCACCTCCCAAAGCTCCTAAGAAACCGCAAATATTTACCAATCACGGCTACCAACGCTCCGACGATTATTTTTGGCTTAAAGACAAATCCAACCCAGAAACCATCGCTTATCTAAAGGCTGAAAATGCCTACGCCGACACCGTGATGGCCAGCACAAAAGGGTTGCAAAAAACGCTTTTTGAGGAAATGAAAGGGCGTATCAAAGAAGAAGACCAATCTGTACCGTCTCTTGACAACGGCTACTATTATTATTCTCGCCAAGAAAAAGGGAAACAATACAGCATCAATTGCCGCAAAAAAGGAAGTTTAGACGCTCCCGAAGAGGTTATTTTAGACCAAAACAAAATGGCGGAAGGAAAACCCGCTTTCATTTTTGGCGGTTTTGAAATAAGCGATGATAACAACATAATGGCGTACGTGAGTAACACCACTGGCTCGTATGCTGAGTATGAACTGAAATTTAAAGACCTCCGCACTGGGCAAGAATTGCCCGACAAAATAGCCCGCATGGCTGGCGGTATTACTTGGGCAGCAGACAACAAAACTGTTTTTTACAACGTACCCAACGCAGCATTACGCTCGCACCGCATTTATAAACACGTATTAGGCAACCCAAGCGACGCCTTAGTTTACGAAGAAAAAGACGAATTGTTTAACGCTTACGTGGGTCGTTCCAAAACGAAAAAAATGATTGCCATTTACGCCACGAGTTTTACAAGCTCCGAGGCCTACCTGCTCCCCGCCGACCGCCCCAACGATGAATTCAAGTCATTTTTGCCCCGTCAGAAAGACATACAGTATGGGATTGATGATTATCTTGACCGTTATTTCATCACTTGGAAAGACCCCAAAAACAAAAACCAAAAGGTATATGAAGCCCCAAAACAGGGTTATGAAGACCGCTCCAAATGGAAAGAAATCATCGCTCACGACCCAAAAGCTAAGATTGAAGGAATCGAAGTCTTTGAAAAATACATGGTCGTCACTAAACGGGTCAACGGATTATTAGAAATGAATGTGCGGGAAATCGCAAGCGGAGCTACCAAAACGGTCAATTTCCCCGAACCCGTCTACACGGCCTACTCCAACGGCACGCCCGAGTTTACTTCAACTAAGTTTCGCTATTCATACACGTCTCTCAACCGGCCAACCACCATTTATGATTATGACATGGTGACCAACCAAGCCACAAAACTCAAAGAGCGGGAAGTGCCGAGTGGTTTTAATGCCGACGATTACGAAGTAAAACGCCTCTGGGCCGTCGCCAAAGATGGGGTAAAAGTACCGTTGTCGATTGTATACAAAAAAGGGATGGAATTGAACGGGAGCAATCCTTGTCTGTTGTATTCGTACGGCTCGTATGGGTATTCAACCGACGCCAATTTTAACGCCAATGTGTTCAGTCTGGTAAATCGAGGCTTTGTCTATGCCATTGCCCACATACGCGGCGGCTCTGACTTAGGAGAACAATGGTACGAAGATGGAAAGTTGCAGAAGAAAATGAACACTTTCACTGATTTTATCGCCTGCGCCGAGCATCTAATCAAGGAAAAATATACCTCTTCCTCAAAACTCGCCATCAACGGAGGAAGTGCAGGGGGGCTTTTGATGGGAGCAGTCACCAATTTACGTCCTGATTTATTTAGAGTAGTAGTGGCCGAAGTTCCCTTTGTTGATGTCATAAACACCATGCTCGACAGCAGTTTGCCCCTCACTACGCAAGAATATGAGCAATGGGGAAACCCCAATGTCAAGAAAGACTACGACTACATGATGACGTATTCTCCTTACGATAACCTTAAAAAAGCCAATTATCCCGCAATTCTGGCCACTGGCGGTCTGAATGATTCTCAAGTAGGCTTTCATGAACCTACCAAGTGGGTTGCCAAACTCCGTGACCTCAAAACCGACAATAATATATTGTTGTTGAAAATCAACATGGATTCGGGCCACGGTGGCGCCACTGGACGGTTTGACTATTTGAAAGAAGAGGCTTTTAATTTTGCTTTTATTTTATCTCAAATGGGAATCTCAAACTAA